GAAGGTCGTGATGCGTTTTTAGAAAAACGTAAACCAAATTTCCCTAAGACTTGGATTCCATAATTAATCAAAAATTTAATACGACATTTATAATTCATAGTTAAATAATGAAGATAATTTGTATTGGTCGCAACTATGCGAAACATATAGAGGAGTTAGCCAATGAAAGACCTGAAAACCCTGTTGTTTTTCTAAAACCGGATTCAGCTATTCTTCCTAAAAAAATGCCGTTTTTTATACCTCCTTTTTCAAATGATGTACATTATGAGGTAGAGGTATTGGTAAAAATAAATAAAGTAGGAAAACATATTTCTCCAAAGTTTGCACATAAATATTACGATACTATCGGTTTAGGAATCGATTTTACCGCTAGAGATGTGCAAGCTCAATGTAAAGAGAAAGGATTGCCATGGGAAAAAGCGAAGGCCTTTGATGGTAGTGCTATCGTAGGACAATTTTTTCAGAAGGAAGAGTTTGATTTAGATAACTTGTCTTTTCAATTACACAAGAATGATGAAATTGTACAAGATGGAAATACAGCTAATATGTTATGGAAGATTGATGAATTGATTAGTTATGTATCTCAATATTTTACACTTAAAAAAGGTGATTTAATTTTTACAGGAACACCCGCAGGAGTTGGAAAAGTAGTAGAAAATGATGTGTTAACCGGAACTATAGAAGGAAAACAAGCTTTTCAGATTAAAGTAAAATAATTAATAATCCCGCCTTAGCGGGATTTCTTTTTAAAAAGAAGCTCATGAACGCAGAAATAATTACCATAGGTGATGAAATTCTTATTGGACAGATTATAGATACCAATTCAAAATGGATTGCTAAAGAATTGAACAAAATTGGAGTCTCAGTTCACCAAATATCTTCTATTCAAGATGAGAAACAACATATATTAAAGGCTTTAAACGAAGCAGAAAGTAGAGCAGATATTGTAATTGTAACAGGAGGGTTAGGTCCAACCAAAGATGATATTACCAAAAAAACAATTGCCGAATATTTTGAAGATCCTATTGTGGTTGAGTACCCTGAGGTAATTGAGAACATCAAGCATTTATTTAAAAAGGTAAACCATCCATTTAATGAAGTGCAGCGATATCAGGCACAGTTACCATCAAAAGCTACTTTATTAATGAATCGTTTGGGAACTGCACCAGGCATGTGGTTTTATGAAAATAATACAGTTTTTGTCTCGTTGCCAGGAGTACCTTATGAAATGAAAGGGTTGATGACAGATAGTGTATTACCTAAACTTCAAGAGCAATTCCAATTACCTTTTATTATTCATAAAACGGTAATGACCGTAGGAAAAGGAGAGAGTGTTATTGCAGAGCAGATTGAAACTTGGGAAGAAAACTTACCAGAAGAAATAAAGTTAGCTTATTTACCTTCTTTTGGAAGAGTTCGTTTGCGTTTAACAGCGAAGGGAACGAATAAAGAATATCTCGAAGAAGAATTATCAAAACAGCTTCTAGAATTGAATCGATTAATTCCAGATATTATTGTTGGTTTAGAAGAGGAAACTTCACTCGAACAAAAAGTAGGGGAGCTGTTAAAAGAAAAAGGAAAAACATTAGCTACTGCCGAAAGTTTAACAGGAGGTAAAATTGCAGCAACATTGGTTTCTGTACCTGGTTCATCAGCATACTTTATAGGGAGCCTGGTTACATATACTGCAGATCTGAAACAACAATTGCTAAATGTTTCTAAGAAAACAATAGAAGAATGCACTGTGGTAAGTGCAGAAGTAGCGAAAGAAATGGCATTAGGTTGTTTAGATGCATTGCAAACAGATTATACCATTGCGGTTACTGGAAATGCAGGACCTACAAAAGACAATAATGACAAGAGTGTAGGCTTGGTGTATATTGCTATTGCAACGAAGCAAGGTGTTGAAGTTCATGAATTTAACTTTGGGCAACCAAGAGAGAAAGTAATAAATAGAACGGTCACAAAATCTTTAGAGCTTTTACAAGGGATATTATTAAAATAATTAGTATTTTTGCGCCCGTTATGCTTCCAAATAGGCTAGATGCTGAGCCTAGTTTGAATAGATTAAAATAAATGAAAATTTAATCGAGAATATTTTTGCGCAATTAATTAATTTGCGTAAATTTGCACCTCGTTTAGAAATAACACTATAAAACTGTCAAGAAGATGTCTAGAGTTTGTGAATTAACAGGAAAAAAAGCGATGGTAGGTAACAACGTATCGCACGCTTTAAACAGAACTAAAAGAAAATTTAACGCTAACTTAATGACCAAGCGTTTTTATATTCCAGAAGAAGATAAGTGGATTACATTAAAAGTATCAGCTTCTGCATTAAAAAATATTAATAAAAAAGGAATCTCTGCTGTTATTAAAGAAGCTAGAGAAAAAGGTTTCTTAACAAAATAATTCCTTACTAGATAAAAATTTAGAGAGATGGCAAAAAAAGGAAACAGAGTTCAAGTTATATTAGAATGTACTGAGCACAAAGCTTCTGGTCAACCAGGAACTTCTCGTTATATCACAACAAAGAACAAAAAGAATACTCCTGATAGAATGGAATTAAAGAAATTTAATCCAATCTTAAAGAAGATGACAGTTCACAAAGAAATTAAATAATTAGCTACGGCGTAAATTTTATATAAAATGGCAAAGAAATCAGTAGCAACGTTACAAACAGGTTCGAAAAGATTAACCAAAGCTATCAAAATGGTAAAATCTCCAAAGTCAGGAGCTTACACATTTGTTGAAGCTATTATGGATCCAACACAAGTAAACGACTTTTTAGCTAAAAAGTAATTCTTGTATACAGTTTAAAGAAAAGCTACTTTCTATTGAGAGTAGCTTTTTTTATGTTTTAAAAAACTGTATTTTTGGGCGTTACCCTTCGGGTCGGGTCTTAAGCGCTACTCGGTAGCCGGCTGCAACCCCTAGCGAAACGTAATCGTTAAATGACATTTTGACCGTATTTTGAAAATGGTACAATTTTTAACGTAAACCAAACGATT
The sequence above is a segment of the Tenacibaculum sp. 190130A14a genome. Coding sequences within it:
- a CDS encoding fumarylacetoacetate hydrolase family protein, whose product is MKIICIGRNYAKHIEELANERPENPVVFLKPDSAILPKKMPFFIPPFSNDVHYEVEVLVKINKVGKHISPKFAHKYYDTIGLGIDFTARDVQAQCKEKGLPWEKAKAFDGSAIVGQFFQKEEFDLDNLSFQLHKNDEIVQDGNTANMLWKIDELISYVSQYFTLKKGDLIFTGTPAGVGKVVENDVLTGTIEGKQAFQIKVK
- a CDS encoding competence/damage-inducible protein A, producing MNAEIITIGDEILIGQIIDTNSKWIAKELNKIGVSVHQISSIQDEKQHILKALNEAESRADIVIVTGGLGPTKDDITKKTIAEYFEDPIVVEYPEVIENIKHLFKKVNHPFNEVQRYQAQLPSKATLLMNRLGTAPGMWFYENNTVFVSLPGVPYEMKGLMTDSVLPKLQEQFQLPFIIHKTVMTVGKGESVIAEQIETWEENLPEEIKLAYLPSFGRVRLRLTAKGTNKEYLEEELSKQLLELNRLIPDIIVGLEEETSLEQKVGELLKEKGKTLATAESLTGGKIAATLVSVPGSSAYFIGSLVTYTADLKQQLLNVSKKTIEECTVVSAEVAKEMALGCLDALQTDYTIAVTGNAGPTKDNNDKSVGLVYIAIATKQGVEVHEFNFGQPREKVINRTVTKSLELLQGILLK
- the rpmB gene encoding 50S ribosomal protein L28 gives rise to the protein MSRVCELTGKKAMVGNNVSHALNRTKRKFNANLMTKRFYIPEEDKWITLKVSASALKNINKKGISAVIKEAREKGFLTK
- the rpmG gene encoding 50S ribosomal protein L33, whose product is MAKKGNRVQVILECTEHKASGQPGTSRYITTKNKKNTPDRMELKKFNPILKKMTVHKEIK
- a CDS encoding DUF4295 domain-containing protein — translated: MAKKSVATLQTGSKRLTKAIKMVKSPKSGAYTFVEAIMDPTQVNDFLAKK